A single region of the Oculatellaceae cyanobacterium genome encodes:
- the pyk gene encoding pyruvate kinase, translating to MQLRDSLRRTKIVATIGPATSSPEVLRALIQAGATTLRLNFSHGTHEDHQRSIRLIRQTAFELNQPVGILQDLQGPKIRLGRFETGPIALKKGDRFTLTSNPVPGTEKISSVTYEPLADEVPEGATILLDDGKVEMIVEKVDKTTRELHCRVVVGGTLSNNKGVNFPGVYLSIKALTDKDRKDLMFGLDQNVDWVALSFVRNPQDVLEIKELIASAGKQTPVIAKIEKHEAIDQMEAVLSLCDGVMVARGDLGVELPAEDVPILQKRLIATANRLGIPIITATQMLDSMVNNPRPTRAEISDVANAIIDGTDAVMLSNETAVGSYPVEAVETMARIAVRIEKENLFREVKDSRKSIPNAISHAVGQIAEQLQAAAIMPLTKSGATARNVSKFRPQTPILAITPHVDVARQLQLVWGVKPLLVLDLPSTGQTSQAAINVALEKNLLVEGDLIVLTAGTLQGVSGSTDLIKVEVVTAVLGKGIGIGQGAVSGRARVAHSALEVNNFNHGEILVARNTNVDFVELIRKASGIITEDDSLTSHAAVIGLKLGVPVIVGVKNATEVIRDGAILTLDTQRGIIYSGAMSAASVTEVNTR from the coding sequence ATGCAACTGCGAGATTCCCTGCGCCGGACGAAGATTGTTGCCACTATTGGCCCTGCTACCAGTAGCCCAGAAGTTCTACGTGCTTTGATTCAAGCTGGTGCTACTACCTTGCGCCTTAACTTTTCTCATGGCACTCATGAAGATCATCAGCGTAGTATTCGCCTAATCCGCCAGACGGCTTTTGAACTGAATCAGCCAGTAGGTATTTTGCAGGATTTGCAAGGGCCGAAGATTCGTTTGGGGCGCTTTGAGACAGGCCCAATTGCTCTCAAGAAAGGCGATCGCTTCACTCTCACCAGCAACCCTGTCCCAGGAACCGAAAAAATTAGCTCTGTTACTTATGAACCTCTAGCGGATGAGGTTCCCGAAGGCGCTACCATCCTCCTTGATGATGGCAAAGTCGAAATGATCGTCGAAAAGGTAGACAAAACTACACGAGAATTACACTGCCGCGTTGTTGTCGGTGGAACGCTTTCTAATAATAAAGGTGTAAATTTTCCTGGTGTCTACCTGTCAATTAAGGCACTAACTGATAAAGACCGCAAAGATTTAATGTTCGGTCTAGATCAAAATGTTGACTGGGTAGCTTTGAGTTTTGTTCGCAACCCCCAAGACGTTTTAGAGATTAAAGAATTAATTGCTAGTGCTGGTAAGCAAACGCCAGTAATAGCCAAAATTGAAAAGCATGAAGCTATTGACCAAATGGAGGCAGTTCTCTCCCTCTGTGATGGCGTTATGGTGGCTAGGGGTGACTTAGGGGTTGAACTTCCAGCAGAAGATGTCCCCATCCTTCAAAAGCGGCTAATTGCTACTGCTAACCGCCTAGGTATTCCGATTATCACCGCAACTCAAATGCTAGATAGCATGGTGAATAATCCTAGACCTACCCGTGCTGAGATTTCTGATGTTGCCAATGCCATTATTGATGGTACAGACGCGGTAATGCTATCCAATGAAACAGCAGTAGGTAGTTATCCAGTTGAAGCTGTGGAAACGATGGCACGAATTGCTGTGCGGATAGAGAAAGAAAATCTATTTCGCGAGGTTAAAGACAGCAGAAAATCAATTCCTAATGCTATTAGCCATGCAGTCGGACAAATTGCTGAACAGCTACAAGCTGCTGCAATTATGCCTTTGACGAAAAGTGGCGCGACAGCTAGAAATGTGTCTAAATTCAGACCTCAAACACCAATTTTAGCTATTACTCCCCACGTAGATGTGGCACGACAGCTACAGCTAGTTTGGGGTGTGAAACCTTTATTGGTACTAGATTTACCGTCAACTGGTCAAACATCTCAGGCTGCTATTAATGTAGCGTTAGAGAAAAATTTGCTGGTTGAGGGAGACTTAATAGTGCTGACTGCTGGTACACTCCAGGGTGTCTCTGGTTCAACTGACTTGATTAAAGTAGAAGTAGTTACAGCCGTTTTAGGTAAAGGAATTGGTATTGGTCAAGGAGCAGTTAGTGGTAGAGCTAGAGTAGCTCACAGTGCTTTAGAAGTGAATAATTTTAATCACGGAGAGATTTTAGTAGCGCGAAATACTAATGTGGATTTTGTGGAGTTGATTCGTAAGGCATCTGGCATTATTACTGAAGATGATAGCCTCACAAGTCATGCTGCTGTAATTGGGTTAAAGCTAGGTGTGCCTGTAATTGTGGGTGTTAAGAATGCCACTGAGGTCATTAGAGATGGCGCAATTCTGACTTTAGATACGCAACGGGGAATAATTTACTCTGGTGCAATGTCAGCAGCTTCAGTAACTGAGGTAAATACTCGCTAA
- a CDS encoding SBBP repeat-containing protein has translation MSYPFIQFGSSGIDNPFGISTDSNSNLYVSGYTTGALPDNTNVGIPGSTTPNDGFIVKYNADGTLAWVEQFGTSSNDVASIISTDSNNNVYASGFTSGALPDNTNLGSTDAFIVKYDANGDQTWVRQFGTSSSDAASGIKTDSNNNVYATGSINGTVFNGIPVSGDAFIVKYDTNGNQAWFKPIATSGVDSGSGISIDSNNNVYATGITTGALPGNTNLGNFDAFIVKYDTNGNEAWVKQFGTSGIDRATSLSIDTNSNIYVTGSTTGAFSGTNQGSQDAFIAKYDASGTEAWVKQFGTSGNDRASSISTDSNGNVYVSIYTDGALSGYTNQGSNDAVIVKYKPDGTQDWARQFGTTGDDQATSITIGSNGNVYVTGTTTGTLAGNTTQGSTDAFIAAFDANGNLFAAPIVANPITDYTLPSNTPLNFTFAANTFSDVNNDTLSYTATLADNSALPAWLTFESSTRTFTSNATTIGNYTLKVTANDGNGGTVSDNFNLNIQTPTTGTIDADSFTSTSSSDVFYGLAGNDYILGSLGADYFDGGDGLDMIDYKNSTSGVTIDLQTGTSSGGYATGDTLINIERVKASNYSDTITGNDSNNHLYGYAGDDSLSGGAGKDYVYGGVGNDTINGGTGTDYLYGEAGDDTINGNDGNDDLSGGSGADALDGGIGNDTVIYTTSTAGVLIDLAASTASGGDAEGDTLSNIEYVQGSNYNDIITGNDSNNYLYGYAGDDSLSGGAGNDYVYGGDGIDTLTGANLASFGVGERDFLTGNAGVDTFVLGTAAGVFYNDGVDTNAGVKDYARILDFNVESDVVQLTKDFSYYLGAAPAGTFSGSGTGIFIDNDSTTGSLSAQDELIGVLQGVNLGAGAIIPGTTAGFTFV, from the coding sequence ATGTCTTATCCCTTCATACAATTTGGCTCATCTGGTATTGATAACCCTTTTGGCATCAGCACCGACAGCAATAGCAATCTCTATGTCAGCGGTTACACTACGGGCGCTTTGCCAGACAACACCAATGTAGGCATTCCGGGTAGTACGACCCCTAATGACGGATTTATCGTCAAGTACAATGCCGATGGCACTCTAGCCTGGGTGGAACAATTTGGCACAAGTAGTAACGACGTAGCTAGTATCATCAGCACCGACAGTAATAACAATGTCTATGCTAGTGGTTTCACTTCGGGCGCTCTACCAGACAACACCAATCTAGGCAGTACAGACGCATTTATCGTCAAGTACGATGCCAATGGCGATCAAACTTGGGTTAGGCAATTTGGCACAAGTAGTAGTGACGCAGCATCAGGTATCAAAACCGACAGTAATAACAACGTCTATGCAACGGGTTCCATTAATGGCACTGTATTCAACGGGATTCCCGTCAGTGGTGACGCATTTATCGTCAAGTATGATACCAATGGTAATCAAGCCTGGTTCAAGCCAATTGCCACATCTGGTGTAGACTCCGGTTCAGGCATCAGCATCGACAGTAATAACAACGTCTATGCCACTGGTATCACTACGGGCGCTCTGCCAGGGAACACCAATCTGGGCAATTTTGACGCATTTATCGTCAAGTATGATACCAATGGTAATGAAGCCTGGGTCAAACAATTTGGTACAAGTGGTATTGACAGAGCTACTAGCCTCAGCATCGACACTAATAGCAATATCTATGTTACTGGTTCCACTACTGGCGCTTTCTCAGGCACCAACCAGGGCTCGCAGGACGCATTTATCGCCAAGTATGATGCCAGTGGTACTGAAGCTTGGGTCAAACAATTTGGCACAAGTGGTAATGACAGAGCTAGTAGCATCAGCACCGACAGTAATGGCAATGTCTATGTTAGTATTTACACTGATGGCGCTCTGTCAGGCTACACAAATCAGGGTAGTAATGACGCAGTTATCGTTAAGTACAAGCCCGATGGCACTCAAGACTGGGCTAGACAATTTGGCACAACTGGTGATGACCAAGCTACTAGCATCACCATCGGCAGTAATGGCAATGTCTATGTCACTGGTACAACTACTGGCACTCTGGCAGGTAATACCACTCAGGGTAGTACTGACGCATTTATCGCTGCCTTCGATGCCAACGGCAATCTTTTCGCGGCTCCAATAGTAGCCAACCCCATCACTGACTACACCCTCCCCAGCAATACCCCCCTCAATTTTACCTTTGCTGCCAACACCTTCAGCGATGTTAATAATGACACCCTGAGTTATACTGCCACCCTCGCTGATAATTCCGCTCTCCCTGCTTGGTTAACTTTCGAGTCCAGTACCCGCACCTTTACCAGCAATGCTACTACTATTGGCAACTACACCCTAAAAGTAACTGCCAACGATGGAAATGGTGGCACAGTTAGTGATAACTTTAATCTCAACATCCAAACTCCCACTACCGGAACCATAGATGCTGACAGCTTTACTAGCACATCCAGTAGCGATGTCTTTTATGGTTTAGCAGGTAACGATTACATTCTCGGTAGCTTAGGCGCTGACTACTTCGACGGTGGTGATGGGCTTGATATGATTGACTACAAAAATTCTACCTCCGGCGTAACTATTGACCTACAAACAGGCACAAGTAGTGGTGGTTATGCTACTGGTGATACCCTCATCAATATAGAACGTGTTAAAGCTTCTAATTACTCAGATACCATCACTGGCAATGACAGCAATAACCACTTATACGGTTATGCAGGTGATGATAGCCTTAGTGGTGGTGCTGGCAAGGATTATGTCTACGGTGGTGTAGGTAACGACACTATCAATGGTGGTACTGGAACTGATTACCTCTACGGTGAAGCAGGTGACGACACTATCAATGGTAATGATGGTAACGACGACCTCTCTGGAGGTAGTGGTGCTGATGCGCTTGATGGTGGAATTGGTAATGATACAGTCATATATACCACCTCAACTGCTGGTGTACTCATTGACTTAGCTGCAAGTACAGCTAGTGGCGGAGATGCCGAAGGCGACACTTTAAGCAACATCGAATACGTGCAAGGTTCCAACTACAACGACATAATCACTGGCAATGACAGTAATAACTACTTATACGGTTATGCAGGTGATGATAGCCTTAGTGGTGGTGCTGGCAATGATTATGTATACGGTGGCGACGGCATTGATACTTTAACTGGAGCTAATTTAGCTAGCTTCGGTGTTGGTGAGAGAGACTTCCTCACTGGTAATGCTGGCGTTGATACTTTTGTCTTGGGGACTGCGGCTGGTGTCTTTTACAATGACGGTGTGGATACTAATGCTGGAGTGAAAGATTATGCTCGCATTCTTGACTTCAATGTGGAATCTGATGTTGTGCAACTAACTAAAGACTTCTCTTACTATCTAGGTGCTGCTCCAGCTGGTACTTTTAGTGGTAGTGGCACAGGGATTTTTATTGACAATGACAGCACGACTGGTTCATTATCTGCCCAAGATGAACTTATTGGTGTGTTGCAGGGCGTAAATTTAGGGGCAGGAGCTATCATCCCTGGCACTACTGCTGGTTTTACTTTTGTTTAA
- a CDS encoding PAS domain-containing protein, giving the protein MRTSEQIQTEIQKNFGFVPPFFEPAFQNSQVLENLWQQTLFAYILNPFSPLFKEKLSAYLSRYCPVPYCLVCHSCSLRPLGMNGREVLQLLSSPAPTLTEIDFHLNVLRTHKSELNALSNINSVLEESLLRCAIFISIEHDLAVNCRHQLRDILGYENYQHLVTFVAYIQTCNGWMEAHPEVSYEADKRAIDYLASLLKEEPALADFFQNHLKKVEDEQLTQCDRTENREQQQKQSQLLAENSRLVQAVNSASVGILITDPHQPNHPIIYSNPAFSKITGYQPDEIIGRNCRFLQGSSTDSKTVDFIRQAIAESREVKATLLNYRKDGQPFWNELKISPVFSDLGELLYFVGFQTDITEKKQLEAQVFRAQRLESVGNLAFGMAHNLNNALTPVMMAVELLETKIQDNQSKSLFKTVTVNIERSADLVKQVLSFVRGVEGERQILQVKTLIKEIEHIVKNTFPQSIQITTRILNQPSWGILGDATQLHQVLLNLCINARDAMPEGGNLSIRAENVWIDSNQTQINIDAKDGSYIVITVNDTGTGIAPEILTKIFDPFFTTKEFGKGTGIGLSTVQGIIKAHGGFINVFSEVGKTQFQVYLPAIELT; this is encoded by the coding sequence ATGCGAACAAGCGAGCAGATTCAAACAGAGATCCAGAAAAATTTTGGTTTCGTTCCTCCCTTCTTTGAACCAGCGTTCCAGAACTCACAGGTATTAGAAAACCTCTGGCAACAGACATTATTTGCCTATATATTGAATCCTTTCTCGCCTCTGTTCAAAGAAAAACTTTCTGCTTACCTCTCACGTTACTGTCCGGTTCCCTATTGTCTAGTCTGTCATAGTTGTTCCTTACGTCCTCTCGGAATGAATGGACGCGAAGTTTTGCAACTATTATCTTCACCTGCACCAACTCTAACAGAAATAGATTTCCATCTAAATGTCCTAAGAACACACAAAAGCGAACTTAATGCCTTATCTAATATCAACTCAGTACTAGAAGAAAGTTTACTGCGTTGTGCAATCTTTATTTCCATAGAACACGATCTTGCTGTCAACTGTCGCCATCAGCTACGTGACATACTAGGATACGAAAATTATCAACATTTAGTTACTTTTGTAGCTTACATTCAGACTTGTAATGGGTGGATGGAAGCGCACCCTGAAGTTTCCTATGAAGCTGACAAAAGAGCTATAGATTATCTCGCCAGCTTACTAAAGGAAGAACCTGCTTTAGCTGATTTTTTCCAGAATCATCTTAAAAAGGTTGAGGATGAACAATTAACTCAGTGCGATCGCACTGAGAACCGAGAACAACAGCAAAAACAAAGTCAACTTCTTGCCGAAAATTCACGACTTGTGCAGGCTGTTAATTCAGCTTCAGTAGGGATATTAATTACAGACCCTCACCAACCGAATCATCCCATAATCTACTCAAATCCTGCTTTTTCTAAGATCACAGGATATCAACCCGATGAAATTATTGGTCGCAATTGCCGTTTTTTACAGGGTTCTTCTACAGATTCCAAAACTGTTGATTTTATTCGTCAGGCAATTGCTGAAAGTAGAGAAGTGAAAGCCACACTGCTAAATTATCGCAAAGATGGTCAGCCATTCTGGAACGAGTTAAAAATTTCTCCAGTTTTTTCAGATCTAGGTGAATTACTTTACTTCGTTGGCTTTCAAACAGACATTACCGAAAAAAAACAGCTTGAAGCACAAGTTTTTCGCGCTCAACGTTTGGAAAGTGTGGGCAATCTAGCGTTTGGTATGGCTCACAACTTAAATAATGCCTTAACACCAGTAATGATGGCTGTTGAGCTTTTAGAAACAAAGATTCAGGACAACCAAAGTAAAAGTTTGTTTAAAACTGTAACCGTCAATATTGAACGCAGTGCTGATTTAGTTAAGCAGGTGTTGTCATTTGTGCGAGGAGTCGAGGGAGAACGTCAAATTTTACAGGTCAAAACTTTAATTAAAGAAATTGAACATATTGTCAAAAATACATTTCCTCAATCTATACAAATCACTACTCGTATTCTCAATCAGCCTTCTTGGGGAATTTTGGGAGATGCTACCCAATTACACCAAGTTTTGCTCAACCTGTGTATAAATGCTCGTGATGCTATGCCAGAGGGTGGGAATTTAAGCATAAGAGCAGAAAATGTTTGGATTGATTCAAATCAAACTCAGATAAATATTGATGCTAAAGATGGTTCCTATATTGTCATAACTGTTAACGATACAGGAACAGGTATTGCTCCAGAAATATTGACTAAAATTTTTGACCCATTTTTTACCACCAAAGAGTTTGGTAAAGGTACAGGAATTGGTTTGTCAACAGTTCAAGGAATTATTAAAGCTCATGGCGGTTTTATCAATGTATTTAGTGAAGTGGGAAAAACCCAGTTTCAGGTGTATCTCCCAGCCATAGAACTAACTTAA
- a CDS encoding ATP-binding protein: MLSILSSKITNWLAQEVNNSLARQTLVKMALRIAVVVLASTTISYLHVFALLEVQTKEQLEKYISERGQREKNLFALAEDNLAELKQELLWQLKQAGTQDPRTEFNQLFVKQTDGVTRNRPERFNYKRQAGLFVDPRIKINADVRRRVMIFYKMANAYGPAWKNRFASTYFLAPENFSVSYWPTVPIAQQQAADFYEPGQEYFYISDRQHNPQRKTAWTGVYFDSLVKNWMVSCVSPVYVGDRHIATVGHDVLLDELIKRTVNNQLKGTYNIIFRKDGRLIAHPQLMKEIEASGGKFDILKSGDEHLKQIFQQAKTINSKEAVIDNAKNNEYLAVTTIPEPDWYFVTVFPKSLLSKEAQATAWFILILGFVALLVEVWALFSVLRKQVATPLNQFTQATDQIASGNLNIKIDATRKDELGRLASSFNLMASAIRERDAQLANQNTQLEQQVDNRTRELTETINQLSAQILERQKAEEALRQSEELFRSLSSCSPVGIFLTDTNGHCTYTNPRYQEITNLTFEASLGEGWTQSIHPEDSERVCASWVAYTQQRQEYSEEYRLSLDGIIRWVYVCSAPIFSDMGDLLGYVGTLEDITQRKQAEDDIYKALLKEKELNELKSSFISMASHEFRTPLTVILSSSELLQVFGDKFSDDKKLQYFNKIQDQVKNMTQLLEDVLFLGKSDVAHLEFNPAAMDLEQWCRSLIEEMQVMKTEQHTIEFTYIHKPNNSPPSTIAYMDEKLLQHIFSNLLSNAIKYSPSGGVVQFKVTIEEKCAIFDITDSGIGIPPEDLQKLFNTFHRAKNVGNIPGTGLGLAIVQNSVKLHGGTINVKSEIGKGTTFTVNLPWNCESSVVN; encoded by the coding sequence ATGTTGTCAATTTTAAGCAGCAAGATTACCAATTGGTTGGCTCAAGAGGTAAATAATTCTCTAGCACGACAAACACTCGTCAAGATGGCTCTAAGAATAGCTGTTGTAGTCCTTGCATCTACAACAATTAGTTATCTTCACGTTTTTGCCCTTTTGGAGGTTCAGACAAAAGAACAGCTTGAGAAATATATCAGCGAACGGGGTCAAAGAGAAAAAAATTTATTTGCTTTAGCTGAAGATAATCTTGCTGAGTTAAAACAAGAGTTGTTGTGGCAACTTAAGCAAGCAGGTACACAAGATCCGCGTACAGAATTTAATCAACTGTTTGTTAAACAGACAGATGGTGTGACGCGTAACCGTCCAGAAAGATTTAACTATAAGCGGCAAGCAGGTTTGTTTGTAGATCCTCGAATAAAAATTAATGCAGACGTTCGCCGTCGTGTAATGATTTTTTATAAAATGGCTAATGCTTATGGGCCTGCGTGGAAAAACCGCTTTGCCAGCACCTACTTCTTAGCACCAGAAAATTTTTCAGTATCTTACTGGCCTACGGTTCCTATTGCTCAACAGCAAGCAGCCGATTTTTATGAACCTGGTCAAGAATATTTTTATATTAGCGATCGCCAACACAATCCACAACGAAAAACTGCTTGGACAGGAGTTTACTTTGATTCTTTGGTCAAAAACTGGATGGTATCTTGTGTATCCCCAGTTTATGTAGGCGACAGACATATAGCAACAGTTGGACACGATGTTCTGCTTGATGAATTAATCAAACGAACAGTTAACAACCAGCTTAAAGGAACCTACAACATCATTTTCCGTAAAGATGGTCGCCTGATTGCTCACCCACAACTCATGAAAGAAATTGAAGCAAGCGGTGGTAAGTTTGACATTCTCAAATCAGGCGATGAGCATCTTAAACAGATATTTCAACAGGCAAAAACTATTAATTCAAAAGAAGCGGTCATCGACAATGCCAAAAATAATGAGTACCTTGCAGTTACAACTATTCCAGAGCCAGATTGGTATTTTGTTACAGTATTTCCAAAATCTTTATTGTCAAAGGAAGCACAAGCAACCGCTTGGTTTATATTAATTTTAGGGTTTGTTGCGTTGCTAGTGGAAGTCTGGGCGCTATTTTCAGTTCTGCGTAAACAGGTCGCTACCCCTTTAAATCAATTTACTCAAGCAACCGACCAGATTGCTAGTGGAAACCTAAATATTAAAATTGATGCAACCAGGAAAGATGAGTTGGGTCGTCTGGCATCCTCATTTAATTTGATGGCGAGTGCAATTCGAGAACGAGATGCACAGTTAGCAAATCAAAATACTCAATTAGAACAGCAAGTAGATAATAGAACCAGAGAATTAACAGAAACAATTAATCAACTTTCTGCTCAAATTTTGGAACGGCAAAAAGCAGAAGAAGCATTACGGCAAAGTGAAGAGTTATTTCGTTCTCTAAGTTCTTGTTCACCAGTAGGTATCTTTCTGACAGATACCAACGGGCATTGTACATACACTAATCCTCGTTACCAAGAAATTACTAATCTAACTTTTGAAGCAAGTTTAGGAGAGGGTTGGACACAATCTATCCACCCAGAAGATAGTGAACGAGTATGCGCGAGTTGGGTTGCATATACACAACAAAGACAGGAATATTCCGAAGAGTATCGTCTTTCACTAGATGGAATTATTCGTTGGGTTTATGTTTGTTCAGCGCCAATATTCTCAGATATGGGTGATCTCTTGGGTTACGTTGGTACGCTAGAAGACATTACGCAACGCAAGCAAGCAGAGGATGACATTTATAAAGCTTTATTAAAAGAAAAAGAACTGAATGAATTAAAATCTAGCTTTATTTCAATGGCTTCTCATGAGTTTCGCACGCCCCTAACAGTGATTTTAAGTTCTTCCGAGTTACTACAAGTTTTTGGCGATAAGTTTAGTGATGATAAAAAGCTTCAATACTTTAACAAGATCCAAGATCAAGTCAAAAATATGACTCAGTTATTAGAGGATGTGCTTTTTTTAGGGAAAAGCGATGTGGCACATCTTGAGTTTAACCCAGCAGCTATGGATTTAGAACAATGGTGTCGCTCCTTGATTGAGGAAATGCAAGTGATGAAGACCGAACAGCACACTATCGAATTTACTTATATACATAAACCTAATAATTCACCGCCAAGTACCATTGCTTATATGGATGAAAAATTGCTACAACACATTTTTAGCAATTTACTTTCTAATGCAATTAAATATTCCCCATCTGGGGGTGTAGTTCAATTTAAAGTGACAATAGAGGAGAAATGTGCCATCTTTGATATTACTGATTCTGGTATTGGAATTCCTCCCGAAGATTTACAAAAATTATTTAATACCTTCCATCGAGCTAAAAATGTAGGAAATATCCCTGGCACAGGGCTAGGGCTGGCAATTGTGCAAAATTCAGTCAAGCTTCACGGTGGTACTATTAATGTTAAGAGCGAGATTGGTAAAGGTACAACATTTACAGTGAATTTACCTTGGAATTGTGAGTCTAGCGTCGTTAATTAA
- a CDS encoding zinc ABC transporter substrate-binding protein, which produces MNQDLKKKNLVTATVGLSLLLVGCNANTQTNNLSSNGNSTNKLPTVVATHSVLCDLTKVIAQNTIDLTCLIQPGVDVHVYKATPQDRKAVEKAQLILYGGYNFEPELIKIINASNQAATKVAVHEVAVPKPLMGENDHHEAEEKSAKHELVPDPHIWHNTQNGIRMVEVIREQLTKLSPANFNVYAANAHQLSDKLKQLDAWTKAQINTIPLKQRKLVTTHESLNYYANAYGITIEGALQGLSNEEKPTALRVKELVTEVKNAGVPTIFTEATGNDKVIKTVAKEAKVKVAEQGLFVDSLGTPGSQGDTYIGMLTSNTCTITSGLGGKCSAFLGNTLNK; this is translated from the coding sequence ATGAATCAAGATCTCAAGAAAAAAAATTTGGTGACTGCCACGGTGGGGCTTTCACTCTTACTGGTTGGTTGTAATGCTAACACTCAGACCAATAATCTTAGTAGCAACGGCAACTCAACTAATAAATTACCTACAGTAGTGGCAACCCATAGTGTTTTATGCGATTTAACTAAAGTAATTGCTCAAAATACTATTGATTTAACTTGTTTAATTCAGCCTGGTGTTGATGTCCACGTTTATAAAGCTACCCCGCAAGACCGCAAAGCAGTAGAGAAAGCACAACTAATTTTGTATGGCGGCTATAACTTTGAACCAGAATTAATTAAAATTATTAACGCCAGCAATCAAGCTGCAACCAAAGTTGCTGTGCATGAAGTTGCAGTTCCCAAACCCTTAATGGGAGAAAACGATCATCACGAAGCTGAGGAAAAATCAGCTAAACACGAACTTGTTCCCGACCCCCATATTTGGCACAATACCCAGAATGGTATTCGGATGGTGGAAGTAATTCGAGAACAACTAACCAAATTGTCCCCTGCCAATTTTAATGTGTATGCGGCTAATGCCCATCAGCTAAGTGACAAACTTAAACAACTAGATGCTTGGACTAAAGCACAAATTAACACAATTCCCCTTAAACAGCGTAAATTAGTAACAACTCATGAATCTCTAAATTACTATGCAAATGCTTATGGTATTACTATTGAAGGCGCATTACAAGGACTTAGCAATGAAGAAAAACCGACAGCATTACGGGTTAAAGAACTGGTAACTGAAGTTAAAAATGCTGGCGTACCTACGATTTTCACTGAAGCAACAGGTAATGACAAAGTAATTAAAACTGTCGCTAAAGAAGCAAAAGTTAAAGTTGCAGAGCAAGGATTGTTTGTAGATAGTTTGGGAACCCCTGGTAGTCAGGGAGATACATACATTGGGATGTTAACCAGCAATACTTGCACAATAACTTCAGGACTAGGTGGTAAATGTAGTGCTTTTTTAGGGAATACTTTAAACAAGTAA
- a CDS encoding metal ABC transporter ATP-binding protein, translated as MLEVQNLAVNYRGVSALQGVSFSIAPGQLVGLIGPNGAGKSTLVKAMLGLIPMNSGFVRFNQRPLKQQRQQVAYIPQRSQIDWDYPVTVWNVVLMGRTFNRGLFSGLSRQSQQLAENALQRVGMWELRHRQIGELSGGQQQRVFIARAIAQQAEIFLFDEPLIGIDKKTEALIFEVFSDLKAECKTLLVSSHQWGQDLAKYDRLLLLNQQLVAVGVPKEVMTIENIQRAYGQSAHNSAKSSLETLYFC; from the coding sequence ATGCTGGAAGTCCAAAACCTAGCAGTTAATTACCGAGGAGTCTCAGCACTTCAGGGTGTGAGTTTCTCGATCGCACCAGGGCAACTTGTAGGTTTAATTGGCCCAAATGGCGCAGGAAAAAGTACCCTAGTCAAAGCGATGCTGGGATTAATTCCTATGAACAGCGGGTTTGTGAGATTTAATCAGCGCCCTCTAAAACAGCAACGGCAACAGGTAGCTTATATTCCACAGCGAAGTCAGATCGACTGGGATTATCCTGTTACTGTCTGGAATGTAGTGCTGATGGGTCGCACCTTCAATAGAGGGTTGTTTTCTGGTCTCAGTCGTCAATCTCAACAACTTGCTGAAAATGCTTTGCAACGAGTCGGGATGTGGGAACTTCGCCATCGTCAAATTGGCGAACTTTCAGGTGGACAGCAGCAACGGGTGTTTATTGCCCGTGCGATCGCCCAGCAAGCAGAGATATTTTTGTTTGATGAACCCTTAATTGGTATTGATAAAAAAACAGAAGCTTTGATTTTTGAGGTATTTTCTGATCTTAAAGCTGAGTGTAAAACATTATTAGTTAGTTCTCATCAATGGGGACAAGATTTAGCTAAATATGACAGATTATTATTATTAAATCAACAATTAGTTGCTGTCGGAGTTCCAAAAGAAGTAATGACGATAGAAAATATTCAACGTGCGTACGGGCAAAGCGCACATAATTCTGCTAAATCATCTCTTGAAACTTTATATTTTTGTTGA